In the Purpureocillium takamizusanense chromosome 5, complete sequence genome, one interval contains:
- a CDS encoding uncharacterized protein (EggNog:ENOG503P8D1), whose amino-acid sequence MNIGDSPLFKDMARPVLLQTSAPHDTEPRARRGAMDSVVQFLLNRSRIDVSRIRIERASEEYDAQQSVALHCARLIHIGSSCDLTVEFRLTKTGPIRSTVSEMDVSLAFNGFCFARIRLPTVRTSFWGANVRIQEQRLHIADMATFKSYMRSIIMDDETNFQLEQGRCTVAALGVTANCDYRMNIPIRGMGGPEAKVQSLKRVGEDLTMVLIVENPSPVEVDLGTTVFALRSGSSQPYAELKGPLTIVRGKFGCVLQGKARTGATLSTRMRLTGICAEEVSWCREAVPFLDLAVDLSPGIVAAADAGH is encoded by the coding sequence ATGAACATTGGCGACTCTCCACTCTTCAAGGACATGGCACGTCCTGTGCTACTGCAGACCTCCGCGCCGCACGACACGGAGCCCAGGGCTCGTAGGGGCGCCATGGACTCGGTCGTTCAGTTCCTTCTCAACCGATCCCGAATAGACGTATCCAGAATCCGCATCGAGAGAGCAAGTGAAGAGTACGACGCCCAGCAATCCGTTGCCCTTCATTGTGCACGTCTGATTCACATTGGCAGCTCATGCGATCTTACCGTGGAGTTCCGTCTCACCAAGACTGGACCGATTAGGAGCACGGTCAGCGAAATGGACGTCAGCCTGGCCTTCAACGGCTTCTGCTTCGCCAGAATTCGACTGCCTACGGTGAGGACCAGCTTCTGGGGGGCCAATGTCAGGATCCAGGAGCAGCGACTACAcatcgccgacatggccacGTTCAAGTCATACATGCGAAGCATCATAATGGACGACGAGACCAACTTTCAGCTCGAGCAAGGGAGATGCACCGTGGCTGCTCTGGGGGTAACAGCGAATTGCGACTATCGCATGAACATACCCATCCGCGGCATGGGAGGGCCCGAAGCAAAGGTGCAAAGCTTAAAGCGCGTCGGTGAAGACTTGACAATGGTGCTCATCGTCGAGAACCCGAGTCCGGTCGAGGTGGACCTTGGAACCACGGTCTTTGCGCTTCGAAGCGGCTCCTCACAGCCGTATGCTGAGCTGAAGGGACCCCTGACAATCGTTCGAGGAAAATTTGGCTGTGTTCtgcaaggcaaggccagGACCGGGGCAACCTTGTCAACCAGAATGAGACTGACTGGCATTTGTGCGGAAGAGGTGTCGTGGTGCCGCGAAGCAGTGCCGTTCTTGGATCTGGCTGTTGATCTGAGTCCCGGTATCGTTGCGGCAGCAGATGCAGGGCATTGA
- the HUL4 gene encoding HECT-type E3 ubiquitin transferase (COG:H~EggNog:ENOG503NUFY~TransMembrane:1 (o911-932i)) has product MASRNMTGNNPRSGSRRPPKHDLVARIHNSALQTPTALAGHFDVSSSNTNPADSSSSSESDAHTPRQRSSRPQHARSMSNPFPSLFSSTRKRTQDHTSRPAPDLHLVDGDDVGVMVGANTGKPRPGASAATTKDFATGNCMTCASLVKWPKDLKVFKCTICSTINDLVPAQGDTRRNASAGRARGTGNELPGTHQRGAPISLQHSKRLVQQCIRSYLARKLCPRSRSNSDTGSVKRPSSPSHGPQLLPGDAARGYEKYQQDGHGPRTSNSQPLSEAKYVFDEEPTLRPNPLRQNNAMPRSYSSSYPERPTLAVPSVEPSSGRSGPSTSRNENPKRIFKPLEDYIVSCFGSFDCINSSFLNQSIRQAGRAGGDHLIRRKPVPRETQSAHKPLPELPRDASSHPDNMVEGLDPKMLLLGDFAENGTWWTGGQHGGSAASAPSAGRTEQVAKAITSAKSPHMNWQELEDWYSSIINAAQGWFAIYESISQDPNFQNPAELGLEALERDLLEAQAHVQRVLLKASELLLKRPGRPISDPSNLRFLLTLMENPLLYSDDRVFEGILQQDRNLDFAPVPASQKSSGPKNGVLSGHHSGIIKRIIGLLSNSSANCHNQLIVWFAKYPQMRFIRTKDFVSGFLTYRMLRQGHRTHRTEVDITAGLIPEMQAGRSAGAYLYDEIGSGSKKQKDTDKVTAYSDDWQVKAASRVLALLFAANNLPGMRHGDEVVTSGGDVQISAVRDGVRASGQILPTSDFYNLMIDNADLVKDFEAWEAKRAKFCFCQYPFLLSIWAKTRILEYDARRQMQNKARDAFFDSIMTRKNVKQYLTLDVRRDCLVDDSLQAVSEVIGSGSEDIKKALRITFAGEEGIDGGGLRKEWFLLLVREVFNPDHGMFLYDEDSQYCYFNPSSFETSDQFFLVGVVMGLAIYNSTILDVALPPFAFRKLLAAAPAHGQGTSAHPKPSMKYTLEDLAEYKPRLAKGLRQLLDYDGDVEETFALDFVLDMDRYGTTVQVPLCHGGERKPVTNGNRREYVDLYVRHMLDGSVSRQFEPFKRGFYTVCGGNAFSLFRPEEIELLVRGSDEALDISSLRAVAEYDNWGTRQPDGKEPVVSWFWQSFQDATPVDQRKLLLFITGSDRIPAMGAAMLPIKISCLGDDCGRYPIARTCFNMLSLWRYQSKERLEAMLWRAVRESEGFGLK; this is encoded by the exons atGGCTTCTCGAAACATGACCGGGAACAACCCTCGCAGCGGgtcgcgacggccgccaaaGCACGACCTGGTCGCCCGTATCCACAATAGCGCTCTCCAGACGCCcacggccctcgccggccactTCGATGTCTCTAGCTCCAACACCAATCCCGCCGACTCGTCGAGCTCTTCCGAATCCGACGCCCACACGCCCCGGCAGCGCAGCTCTCGCCCGCAGCACGCACGCTCTATGAGCAACCCGTTTCCTTCGCTCTTCAGCAGCACCAGGAAACGGACGCAGGATCACACGAGCCGCCCCGCACCCGACTTGCACCTTgttgacggcgatgacgtgGGCGTCATGGTTGGCGCCAACACCGGGAAGCCCAGGCCTGGCGCTTCCGCTGCGACCACCAAGGACTTCGCCACGGGCAACTGCATGACTTGCGCGTCGCTCGTCAAGTGGCCCAAGGATCTCAAGGTCTTCAAGTGCACCATCTGCTCCACTATCAACGACCTCGTCCCCGCCCAGGGCGACACACGCAGGAACGCATCGGCCGGCAGGGCTCGCGGCACTGGCAACGAGCTTCCTGGCACGCATCAACGAG GGGCTCCTATATCCCTACAGCACTCCAAGCGCCTGGTGCAGCAGTGCATCCGCTCGTATCTCGCCAGGAAGCTGTGCCCGAGGTCACGATCAAACTCGGACACTGGCTCGGTGAAGCGACCCAGTTCCCCGTCCCACGGCCCCCAACTGCTACCGGGTGATGCGGCAAGAGGCTACGAGAAGTACCAGCAGGATGGTCATGGGCCGCGCACGAGCAATAGCCAGCCACTGTCCGAAGCCAAGTACGTTTTCGACGAAGAGCCGACCTTGCGACCCAACCCTCTGCGCCAGAACAATGCCATGCCTCGGTCCTATTCCTCATCCTACCCGGAAAGACCTACACTGGCAGTACCATCGGTGGAGCCGAGCAGTGGTCGAAGCGGGCCGTCGACATCTCGAAACGAGAACCCGAAGCGCATATTCAAGCCCCTCGAGGACTACATCGTGTCTTGCTTCGGCTCCTTTGACTGCATCAACTCGTCCTTCTTGAACCAGTCCATTCGTCAAGCTGGGCGAGCCGGAGGCGACCACTTGATCCGAAGGAAGCCTGTTCCTCGTGAAACGCAATCCGCCCACAAGCCTCTTCCTGAGCTCCCACGTGACGCATCGTCACATCCAGACAATATGGTTGAGGGGCTAGACCCGAAGATGCTTCTTCTAGGCGACTTCGCGGAAAATGGTACCTGGTGGACCGGTGGTCAGCATGGCGGGAGTGCGGCCAGCGCCCCATCTGCGGGCAGGACAGAGCAGGTTGCAAAGGCGATCACCTCAGCCAAGTCTCCACATATGAATTGGCAGGAGCTAGAGGACTGGTATTCTTCCATCATTAACGCGGCTCAGGGCTGGTTTGCGATCTATGAAAGCATCTCCCAGGATCCCAACTTCCAAAAtcccgccgagctgggcctCGAGGCACTGGAGCGCGACTTACTTGAAGCGCAGGCACATGTTCAGCGAGTCTTGCTTAAGGCTTCGGAGCTACTCCTCAAAAGACCTGGTCGGCCCATATCAGACCCCAGCAATCTTCGCTTTCTCCTGACACTCATGGAGAACCCGCTGCTGTACTCTGACGACCGGGTCTTTGAAGGCATTCTTCAGCAGGATAGAAACCTGGATTTCGCGCCTGTTCCAGCTTCGCAAAAGTCTTCAGGCCCCAAGAACGGCGTGCTATCTGGCCATCACTCCGGCATCATCAAGAGGATCATTGGCCTTTTGTCCAACTCGTCAGCAAACTGCCACAACCAGCTCATAGTCTGGTTCGCCAAGTATCCTCAGATGCGCTTTATTCGCACTAAGGACTTCGTGTCCGGCTTCCTGACATATCGCATGCTTCGCCAGGGACATAGGACCCATCGCACCGAGGTAGACATCACAGCTGGACTAATACCTGAGATGCAAGCCGGTAGGTCTGCTGGGGCCTATCTCTACGACGAAATTGGATCCGGCTCGAAGAAGCAGAAAGACACGGACAAGGTAACTGCCTACTCGGATGACTGGCAGGTCAAGGCTGCATCTCGTGTTCTCGCTCTGCTCTTCGCAGCCAACAATCTTCCCGGCATGAGACACGGAGACGAGGTGGTGACAAGCGGTGGGGACGTCCAGATTTCCGCAGTGCGCGATGGGGTGCGTGCTAGCGGACAGATCCTTCCGACGAGCGACTTTTACAATCTCATGATCGACAATGCCGATCTGGTCAAGGATTTCGAGGCATGGGAAGCAAAGAGGGCAAAGTTCTGTTTCTGCCAGTACCCGTTTTTGCTCAGCATCTGGGCCAAAACGAGGATCCTCGAGTACGATGCTCGACGTCAGATGCAGAACAAGGCGCGCGACGCCTTCTTCGACAGCATCATGACCCGCAAGAACGTGAAACAGTACCTGACGCTAGACGTTCGCCGGGACTGCCTAGTGGATGACAGCTTGCAGGCTGTGAGCGAAGTCATTGGAAGTGGCAGCGAAGACATCAAGAAGGCCCTCCGAATTACGTTTGCGGGTgaggagggcatcgacggcggcggactgCGGAAGGAGTGGTTCTTGCTTCTTGTGCGCGAGGTGTTCAACCCCGATCACG GCATGTTTCTCTACGACGAGGATTCTCAGTATTGCTATTTCAATCCGTCCTCCTTTGAAACCTCGGATCAGTTCTTCCTTGTGGGCGTCGTCATGGGCTTGGCCATATACAATTCAACCATCCTGGATGTCGCACTACCGCCGTTTGCGTTTCGCAAGCTATTAgccgcggccccggcccaTGGCCAGGGTACTTCGGCACACCCGAAACCGTCTATGAAGTATACGCTAGAGGATTTGGCAGAGTACAAGCCGCGTCTTGCGAAAGGACTGAGGCAGCTGCTTGATTATGATGGAGATGTTGAGGAGACGTTTGCTTTGGATTTCGTGCTCGATATGGACAGATACGGGACAACGGTGCAGGTGCCGCTCTGCCATGGCGGAGAGCGTAAGCCGGTAACGAACGGCAACCGACGAGAGTACGTCGACCTCTATGTCCGCCACATGCTGGATGGGTCTGTTTCGCGGCAGTTTGAGCCCTTCAAAAGAGGCTTCTATACAGTATGCGGCGGGAATGCATTCTCGCTTTTCCGACCCGAGGAGATTGAGCTCCTTGTGCGAGGCTCGGACGAAGCCCTCGATATTTCCTCCCTGCGAGCGGTTGCCGAATATGACAACTGGGGTACGCGGCAGCCGGACGGCAAGGAACCCGTTGTCAGCTGGTTCTGGCAAAGTTTCCAGGACGCTACCCCGGTAGATCAACGCAAACTGCTTCTCTTCATCACCGGCAGCGACCGGATACCTGCCATGGGTGCGGCCATGCTGCCTATCAAGATATCGTGCTTGGGCGACGATTGCGGGCGTTATCCGATAGCCAGGACCTGCTTCAATATGTTGTCGCTTTGGCGATACCAGTCCAAGGAGCGATTGGAGGCCATGCTATGGCGCGCTGTGCGAGAAAGCGAGGGATTCGGTCTCAAATGA
- a CDS encoding uncharacterized protein (COG:J~EggNog:ENOG503P51D): MRPAHPMPDIKALPHTIAQLITIKCGPGAAIIPPEVTRIHMDFATKLNGGHMGARKFWREYLPRLKYHNPAIPMIVNRHDQNSSPPTMTIYLRKTTSPSADSPSADLPAAKAHTQPGSSINNLSKAQPPASDERVVHIDMKNKHSSQIFDFFAAETRAKALQPTTEEIAEMQSLKAFKKQAGVDRERVRQLRAERKKEEDMLKRARAAGGMAEREAS, translated from the exons ATGCGTCCTGCCCACCCCATGCCTGACATCAAAGCTCTTCCTCACACAATCGCGCAGCTCATCACCATAAAATGCGGCCCCGGCGCTGCCATTATCCCCCCGGAGGTAACTAGGATACACATGGACTTTGCTACCAAGCTTAATGGAGGCCACATGGGAGCCAG AAAGTTCTGGCGCGAATACCTGCCCCGGCTGAAGTATCACAACCCGGCAATCCCCATGATTGTCAACCGCCACGATCAAAACTCCTCCCCTCCGACCATGACCATCTACCTCCGCAAAACCACCAGCCCCAGCGCAGATTCACCTTCCGCAGACCTcccggccgccaaggcccaCACGCAGCCAGGTTCCTCCATCAACAACCTCTCCAAGGCGCAACCTCCTGCCTCAGACGAGCGCGTTGTCCACATCGACATGAAGAATAAGCACTCAAGCCAAATATTCGATttcttcgccgccgagactCGTGCGAAGGCTCTGCAACCTACAACCGAGGAAATTGCCGAGATGCAATCCCTAAAGGCGTTCAAGAAGCAGGCTGGCGTTGACCGTGAGCGTGTACGGCAGTTGCGGGCCGAGCggaagaaggaagaggacATGCTCAAGCGGGCCCGAGCTGCGGGAGGTATGGCCGAACGAGAGGCGTCATGA
- the GEP3 gene encoding Mitochondrial ribosome small subunit biogenesis protein (COG:S~EggNog:ENOG503NYPA) has translation MHRAAAARWLNRALRIGDTGSFTRLPVYLCPALRFPDCGALSRERRAPPYKSAATQCRMNHTEVIASEHVSATPPTETPTLPARKLPVTCSGCGAFTQTDDPQQFGYYNPDSKRVRTWLRPKVSDRRVEEAEEDKIVDEALKNVDSKLLEELGLNTTAMVSGEAAQEVAAAALTSAQPPVCDRCHNLIHHSTTSDTAKLTMYHPTVESLRETIEESPHKYNHIYHVIDAADFPMSLIPRLNVLLGDIPLRSRNRRSRSDKYQHDRKTEMSFIVTRGDLLAPTKEMVDGLMPYLREVLREALGRLGQRVRLGNTKCVSAKRSWWTKTVKEDIWKRGGAGWMVGKVNVGKSQLFEAVYPKGRVTEAQQGNSAAGATRSGDTTSGGPVADEVTRPDEVWADLNVGELLPPAQPAQNYPAMPVVSSLPGTTASPIRVPFGNGKGELIDLPGLARSDLELFVKEEHRQSLIMKNRIVPEQISVKSGKSLILGGGLIRITPSTPDMIFLMYNFTPIKEHLTSTEKAVEFQKQTRQSIGVETIALPEAAERTKLAGKFRLCHDVTKKRAGPLTRKSAVGLQVDRLPFRVLSTDILIEGVGYVEIVAQVRTRDFERWSAMQDAVDRHAQKGEEARGESEDGSPAASDDPFAELTRDRRDDSGGEPVRATARPRPPKPDWPSVDVYTPEGRFVGSRVPIHGWLNNKPRVLPKHKKSRPRRSMKGEKKKEKKERRGAAGMGATE, from the exons aTGCATCGAGCAGCCGCTGCGCGATGGCTCAATCGGGCCTTGCGCATTGGGGACACGGGTTCGTTCACACGGCTGCCCGTATATTTGTGCCCTGCGCTTCGGTTTCCCGACTGCGGCGCCCTGTCacgcgagcggcgcgcgccgccgtataagtcggccgcgacgcaaTGCCGCATGAACCACACCGAAGTCATTGCAAGCGAGCATGTCAGCGCGACACCGCCGACAGAGACGCCGACGCTCCCGGCTCGAAAACTGCCGGTGACGTGCAGCGGCTGTGGAGCCTTCACCCAGACCGACGATCCGCAGCAATTTGGGTACTACAACCCGGACAGCAAGAGGGTGCGGACCTGGCTGAGGCCGAAGGTATCCGACAGAagggtggaggaggccgaggaggacaagattgtggacgaggcgctcaagaaCGTGGACagcaagctgctcgaggagcttggACTGAACACTACTGCCATGGTCtctggcgaggcggcgcaggaggtCGCTGCAGCCG CTCTGACGTCTGCCCAGCCTCCGGTGTGCGACAGATGCCACAATCTCATTCATCACAGTACGACCAGCGACACGGCGAAGCTCACCATGTACCATCCCACCGTCGAGTCCCTGCGCGAAACGATCGAGGAGTCGCCGCACAAGTACAATCACATATATCATGTcattgacgccgccgactttCCCATGTCTCTGATACCGCGGCTCAATGTGCTCCTGGGAGACATACCGTTGAGGTCGCGCAACCGCCGCTCCAGGTCGGACAAGTACCAGCATGACCGCAAGACGGAGATGAGCTTCATCGTGACGAGAGGCGACTTGCTCGCGCCCACCAAAGAGATGGTGGACGGCCTGATGCCGTACCTGAGGGAGGTCCTGAGAGAAGCGCTGGGGCGGCTTGGCCAGAGAGTGCGGCTCGGTAATACCAAGTGCGTGAGCGCGAAGAGGAGCTGGTGGACCAAGACGGTCAAGGAGGACATTTGGAAGCGGGGTGGTGCCGGCTGGATGGTTGGGAAAGTCAACGTCGGCAAGAGCCAGCTCTTTGAGGCCGTCTATCCAAAAGGTCGGGTGACGGAGGCTCAGCAAGGCAACtctgcggccggcgcgacACGCTCGGGAGACACTACCAGTGGCGGACCTGTGGCTGACGAGGTTACCCGACCAGACGAGGTGTGGGCGGACTTGAACGTTGGCGAGCttctcccgcccgcccagccggCACAAAACTATCCCGCGATGCCGGTAGTGTCGTCATTACCGGGGACTACGGCGTCACCCATCAGAGTCCCCTTTGGCAACGGCAAGGGGGAGCTCATTGATCTGCCGGGCCTGGCACGGAGCGACCTTGAGCTCTTTGTCAAAGAGGAGCATAGGCAATCACTCATCATGAAGAACCGGATCGTGCCCGAGCAAATCTCAGTCAAGTCGGGAAAGTCGCTTATCCTTGGAGGGGGCCTCATACGCATCACGCCAAGCACGCCCGACATGATCTTTCTCATGTATAACTTCACGCCTATCAAGGAGCACCTGACGAGCACGGAAAAAGCGGTCGAATTTCAGAAGCAGACGAGGCAGTCCATTGGCGTGGAGACTATTGCTCTGCCAGAGGCCGCTGAGAGGACCAAACTTGCCGGCAAGTTTCGGCTGTGTCACGATGTGACCAAGAAGCGTGCGGGACCCCTGACTCGCAAGAGTGCGGTTGGCCTGCAGGTTGACCGATTGCCTTTCCGCGTGCTCTCGACGGATATCCTGATTGAGGGTGTTGGATACGTTGAGATAGTGGCGCAGGTCCGGACCCGTGACTTTGAGCGGTGGTCCGCCATGCAGGATGCGGTCGATAGGCACGCGCAAaaaggcgaggaggcacgGGGGGAATCAGAAGATGGCAGCCCGGCGGCATCAGATGACCCGTTCGCGGAGTTGACGAGGGATAGACGAGACGATTCGGGAGGGGAGCCGGTCCGCGCAACAGCTCGCCCACGACCACCTAAGCCGGACTGGCCGTCGGTGGACGTGTACACACCTGAGGGCCGATTCGTCGGCTCGCGTGTGCCGATTCACGGGTGGTTGAACAACAAGCCGCGCGTGCTGCCCAAGCACAAGAAgagccggccgaggcgcagcaTGAAGGGtgagaagaagaaggagaagaaggagaggcgaggcgcagctGGCATGGGCGCGACGGAATGA
- the YPI1 gene encoding Type 1 phosphatases regulator ypi1 (EggNog:ENOG503P744~COG:S) has translation MGDRTQRRDNTPTTSQTMTTSTQASTDSDSRTESPRILRLRGGHTSSARSVQWAEDVVDNEGLGRKSSKVCCIYHKPKAVGESSDESSSDDSSSSSDSDSDSGADGKKRSGDAKKTPACGHSHRHGRHRRRDQGDKQKRPPSPNAYEKVPKYKPKEDQAPASKA, from the exons ATGGGCGATCGTACACAGCGGCGGGACAACACGCCGACCACGTCgcagacgatgacgacgtcgacccaGGCTAGCACGGACTCGGACTCGCGCACCGAGTCGCCGCGGatcctgcgcctgcgcggcggccacacCTCGAGCGCCCGCTCGGTGCAGTgggccgaggacgtggtgGACAACGAAGGGCTCGGGCGGAAGAGCTCCAAAG TGTGCTGCATATACCATAAACCAAAGGCCGTGGGCGAATCGAGCGACGAGTCCTCATCGGacgactcgtcgtcctcttcagACTCCGACTCCGACTCCGGCGCGGATGGCAAGaagcgcagcggcgacgccaagaagACGCCTGCGTGCGGGCACTCACACAGGCAcggccggcaccggcggaGGGACCAGGGCGATAAGCAGAAGCGACCGCCGAGCCCGAACGCCTACGAAAAGGTGCCCAAGTATAAGCCGAAGGAGGACCAGGCTCCGGCCTCGAAGGCCTAG
- a CDS encoding uncharacterized protein (EggNog:ENOG503P3YD~COG:S) — translation MMSLCRNCRQALRLVTQRRRPSSTSTRRASAATSTAFLSTKSAASAASAPSAPSSFPSSSSSSVADILSGGPTWSIRTLRGDQPTEPITPSQLHHLLRLAALPLPKTPAEEASMIATLQGQLQFVRAVQRVDTAGVEPLRAIRDETEEGVREQTIGLKDLQDALDKEQLVGHYRRPKRVRERVESEAEKWDALATASKKAGKYFVVDSGTGKDGGAP, via the coding sequence ATGATGTCTTTGTGCAGAAACTGCCGCCAGGCCCTGCGCCTGGTCacccagcggcgacggccttcCAGCACCTCAACCAGACGAGCATCGGCAGCCACGTCCACGGCCTTTCTCTCGACCAAATCAGCAGCCTCCGCTGCATCCGCACCGTCCGCGCCATCGTCCTTcccgtcctcatcctcctcctccgtcgccgacatcctCTCCGGCGGGCCGACGTGGTCCATTCGCACCCTCCGCGGCGACCAGCCCACCGAGCCCATCACGCCCTCGCAGCTTCACCAcctgctccgcctcgccgccctgcccctgcccaaGACCCCCGCTGAGGAGGCGTCCATGATCGCCACCCTGCAGGGCCAGCTGCAGTTCGTGCGCGCCGTCCAGCGCGTCGACACGGCGGGCGTGGAGCCCCTGCGCGCCATCCGCGACGAGACCGAGGAGGGCGTGCGCGAGCAGACCATCGGCCTCAAGGACCTCCAGGACGCGCTGGACAAGGAGCAGCTCGTGGGGCACTACAGGCGGCCCAAGAGGGTCAGGGAGAGGGTCGagtccgaggccgagaagtGGGATGCCCTGGCTACGGCATCGAAGAAGGCGGGCAAGTACTTTGTGGTGGACAGCGGGAcgggcaaggacggcggcgctccgTAA
- the SEC17 gene encoding vesicular-fusion protein S17 (EggNog:ENOG503NWP2~COG:U~BUSCO:EOG09263X22): MAQDPRALLQKAEKALQGAGGGFSFFGGREEKFQNAAELFVQAANAFKMQKQNVEAGKAFEQAAQIQTNKLNEPDDAANTLVDAFKAYRKEDPQAAARCLNVAIDRYCSKGNFRRAATHKESLGELYDQDLGDTKSALEAYEAAAGWYEGDNANALANKLWLKVADVAALDGDYNKAIDNYEKVAEQSINNNLMKYSVKEYLLKAGICHLASGDLVAAQRAIERYRELDPAFATQREHMLLVDLCEAVEAKSQEQFSDKLFQYDQVSKLDKWKTTILVRVKNSIEEADDEFA; encoded by the exons ATGGCTCAGGATCCACGTGCGCTGCTGCAAAAG GCCGAGAAGGCGCTTCAAGGCGCTGGGGGTGGCTTCAGCTTCTTCGGCGGGCGCGAAGAAAAATTTCAGAATGCCGCCGAGCTGTTTGTTCAGGCCGCCAACGCCTTCAAGATGCAGAAGCAGA atgtcgaggccggcaaagcCTTTGAACAGGCCGCGCAAATACAGACCAACAAGCTCaacgagcccgacgacgccgccaacacCCTCGTCGACGCATTCAAGGCGTACCGCAAGGAGGACCCCCAAGCTGCGGCGCGGTGCCTCAATGTCGCCATCGACCGATACTGCTCAAAGGGCAACTTCCGCAGGGCGGCCACGCACAAGGAGAGCCTGGGCGAGCTATACGACCAAGATCTGGGCGACACCAAGAGCGCGCTTGAGGCCTacgaggcggcagcagggtGGTACGAGGGCGATAACGCCAACGC CCTTGCCAACAAGCTGTGGCTCAAGgtggccgacgtcgccgcgctcgatGGCGACTACAACAAGGCCATTGACAACTACGAAAAGGTGGCCGAGCAGTCCATCAACAACAACCTCATGAAGTACAGCGTCAAGGAGTACCTGCTCAAGGCGGGCATTTGCCATCTTGCCAGCGGAgacctggtggcggcgcagcgcgcaATCGAGCGCTACCGCGAGCTCGACCCGGCTTTCGCGACGCAGCGCGAGCACATGCTTCTCGTGGACCTGTGCGAGGCGGTCGAAGCAAAGAGCCAAGAACAGTTTTCGGATAAGCTGTTCCAGTACGACCAAGTCAGCAAGCTGGACAagtggaagacgacgattCTCGTGCGGGTCAAGAATTCCATTGAAGAGGCTGACGACGAGTTTGCGTAA